The proteins below are encoded in one region of Anguilla anguilla isolate fAngAng1 chromosome 3, fAngAng1.pri, whole genome shotgun sequence:
- the LOC118223774 gene encoding uncharacterized protein LOC118223774, with translation MTRNYYLKSSSYLYSLSFTAQRTNRVSGRGESPEEESSDTVMPPLCAVLVLFSKVYGLLGKNIVQPHSLMTAQLGGTVTLPCFHAKDGVLWYRWLKQPLGQKPEQLLMIKNSAPYTIDLFINSTRLSAKAAKGSSNLTVSQVEPSDSATYYCAVSHYNDINFEEGTTLMVLGSESHNRTVVLQQPESESVQPGNSATLHCTVHTETCAGEHSVYWFRQGSGESPPGIIYTHGNRSDECQRSSGAVSPTQSCVYNFPKRNLSPSDAGTYYCAVATCGEILFGNGTKLDFEGNEHLPLYCLAGALTLSVILNIVLILKMRKCCEKCKGAASNNQVSGEGLASKQSQEEAMNYAALTFTSKKPKVRRNKREVEKETVYSDMRFRDHE, from the exons ATGACAAGAAATTATTACCTCAAGTCCTCCTcttatctgtacagtttgagttttacagcacagaggacaaacagggtctcaggcagaggagagtctccagaagaggagagttcagatacagtgatgccgccactctgtgctgttcttgtgcttttcagcaaagtct atggtCTGCTTGGGAAGAACATAGTTCAGCCTCACTCGCTTATGACAGCTCAGCTTGGAGGCACTGTGACTCTCCCATGTTTCCATGCTAAAGATGGTGTGCTATGGTACAGATGGCTTAAGCAGCCTCTTGGACAGAAGCCTGAGCAAttgttaatgataaaaaattctGCACCTTATACTATAGATTTGTTTATAAACAGTACGCGCCTCAGTGCTAAAGCAGCAAAGGGGAGCTCGAACCTGACTGTGTCACAAGTAGAGCCGTCGGATTCAGCCACATACTACTGCGCTGTTTCGCACTACAATGATATCAACTTTGAAGAAGGAACTACATTAATGGTCCTGG ggtcagagtcacacaacaggacagtagtactgcagcagcccgagtctgagtcagtgcagccAGGAAACTCTGCGACTCTGcattgtacagtacacactgagacctgtgcaggagaacacagtgtgtactggttcagacagggctcaggagagtcccctccaggaatcatttacacccatggaaacaggagtgatgagtgccagaggagctctggggctgtgtctcccacacagagctgtgtctacaacttccccaagaggaacctcagcccctctgatgctgggacttactactgtgctgtggccacctgtggggagatcctgtttgggaaTGGGACCAAGCTGGACTTTGAGG ggaATGAACATCTTCCTCTTTATTGCTTGGCGGGAGCTTTGACGTTGAGTGTGATCCTAAATATTGTCCTCattctgaaaatgagaaaatgttgtGAGAAATGCAAAG GAGCTGCATCAAACAACCAAGTGAGTGGAGAAGGCCTGGCGAGCAAACAG agTCAAGAGGAAGCAATGAATTACGCTGCTTTGACTTTCACCTCCAAGAAACCCAAAGTGAGGAGGAACAAGAGGGAAGTGGAGAAAGAAACGGTTTACTCAGATATGAGATTTAGAGACCATGAGTGA